A part of Synechococcus sp. KORDI-49 genomic DNA contains:
- a CDS encoding flavin reductase family protein produces MPLDADAKKVLLRKIPHGLFVCGVREGDEVNGFTASWVTQGSFEPPLVVMGVRADSTSHGIIERTGRFSLNVMRADQKDLVAVFFKPQKAMGGRFEAAPFREGELGLPLLEEAIGGVECELVGQVKHGDHTVFVGEVKSAQLLADGEALTLASTGWNYGG; encoded by the coding sequence ATGCCCCTCGACGCTGACGCGAAGAAGGTTCTCCTGCGCAAGATCCCTCACGGCCTGTTCGTCTGCGGAGTGCGGGAAGGGGATGAGGTCAACGGTTTCACAGCCAGCTGGGTAACTCAGGGCTCCTTTGAACCGCCTCTGGTGGTGATGGGTGTTCGTGCCGACAGCACCAGCCACGGCATCATCGAGCGCACCGGGCGCTTCTCTCTCAACGTGATGCGCGCTGATCAGAAGGATCTGGTCGCGGTGTTCTTCAAACCGCAGAAGGCGATGGGAGGTCGATTCGAAGCTGCTCCCTTCCGTGAGGGAGAGCTCGGACTGCCACTTCTGGAGGAGGCGATCGGCGGAGTGGAATGCGAACTGGTGGGCCAGGTCAAGCATGGCGATCACACCGTGTTCGTCGGCGAAGTGAAGTCTGCCCAGCTGCTCGCTGACGGCGAGGCACTCACCCTGGCAAGCACCGGCTGGAATTACGGCGGCTGA
- the coaD gene encoding pantetheine-phosphate adenylyltransferase: MRALYPGSFDPLTNGHMDLIERASALFGEVIVAVLSNPSKKPLFTVEERIAQIRVSTAHLERIEVISFDGLTVHCAEAHCADLILRGLRAMSDFEYELQIAHTNRSLAEDLETVFLATSARHSFLSSSVVKEVARFGGPVEHMVPCEVASDLNRHFNSAFTPPVT; the protein is encoded by the coding sequence ATGAGGGCGCTCTATCCCGGCAGCTTCGATCCGCTCACGAACGGTCACATGGATCTGATCGAACGGGCGTCTGCGCTGTTCGGCGAGGTGATCGTGGCTGTGCTGTCGAACCCCAGCAAGAAACCGCTGTTCACCGTCGAGGAGCGGATCGCTCAGATCCGGGTCTCAACGGCGCACCTGGAGCGCATTGAAGTGATCAGCTTCGACGGACTGACCGTGCATTGCGCGGAGGCCCATTGTGCCGATCTGATCCTGCGGGGACTGCGGGCGATGAGTGATTTCGAATACGAGCTTCAGATCGCCCACACGAACCGTTCGCTGGCGGAGGATCTGGAGACCGTTTTCCTCGCCACATCAGCCCGACACAGCTTTCTGAGCAGCTCTGTGGTCAAGGAGGTGGCCCGTTTCGGTGGGCCGGTGGAGCACATGGTCCCCTGCGAGGTTGCGTCCGACCTGAACAGGCATTTCAATTCGGCTTTCACACCTCCGGTGACATGA
- the dacB gene encoding D-alanyl-D-alanine carboxypeptidase/D-alanyl-D-alanine-endopeptidase, giving the protein MRRCAMVSISLLTVSVPALAQTGEIPSALLSPPAPQHQQGRPSLQLQPGRLCEALQQTIRSVLGPQIGAWSITVLDENGALLADVNGTVPRVPASNQKLISTAFALDRLGTDFRLRTRLLRHPDGSLEIVGEGDPDLSIAEIQRFAMVALGEGGSRSTSTPETPIRLLVREEPKRRWWPSDWQQADRTYAYGAPITRLALTSNALSSAVMNPAARLQRILDSTARQQGGRLSMVMVDHEQRERGAPIAGDDTVVLHSEDSAPMHALLSLANTESHNFTAEVLLREAADDWDVNRAALANTRWLQSQGISTAGLRIRDGSGLSRGNRVTSRTLAELLLRMGQHPMASYYQASMAIAGQRGTLRRLYRGTPLEGRFWGKTGTLRGVRTLSGILETANGPRYVSMISNGGSTPNTVMGKVLRASQRLSRCA; this is encoded by the coding sequence ATGCGTCGCTGCGCGATGGTCAGCATCAGCTTGCTGACGGTGTCTGTTCCAGCTCTGGCGCAGACCGGTGAAATCCCGTCCGCCCTGCTCTCGCCCCCGGCGCCGCAACATCAGCAGGGACGTCCATCGCTGCAACTGCAACCGGGACGCCTCTGTGAGGCCCTGCAGCAGACGATCCGTTCGGTGCTCGGACCTCAGATCGGGGCCTGGAGCATCACCGTTCTCGATGAGAACGGCGCCTTGCTGGCCGATGTGAACGGCACAGTGCCCCGGGTTCCGGCCTCCAACCAGAAGCTGATCAGCACTGCTTTTGCGCTGGATCGTCTGGGAACAGATTTCCGCCTGCGCACCAGGCTGCTGCGTCACCCCGATGGCTCTCTGGAAATCGTGGGCGAGGGAGATCCGGACCTGAGCATCGCTGAAATCCAGCGGTTCGCGATGGTGGCCCTTGGCGAGGGGGGCTCCCGAAGCACCAGCACTCCGGAAACACCGATCCGGCTGTTGGTTCGTGAAGAGCCGAAACGCCGCTGGTGGCCCAGCGACTGGCAACAGGCGGATCGAACCTATGCCTACGGGGCACCGATCACGCGACTGGCGCTCACCAGCAATGCACTGAGCAGTGCGGTGATGAATCCCGCTGCCAGGTTGCAGCGCATTCTCGACAGCACGGCACGCCAGCAGGGGGGGCGACTGAGCATGGTGATGGTCGACCACGAACAGCGTGAGAGAGGGGCTCCGATCGCCGGTGACGACACGGTGGTGCTGCACAGCGAGGACTCGGCACCGATGCACGCCTTGCTGAGTCTGGCCAACACCGAAAGCCACAATTTCACGGCTGAGGTGCTGCTGCGTGAAGCCGCGGACGACTGGGACGTGAACCGAGCCGCTCTGGCCAACACCCGCTGGTTGCAGTCGCAGGGGATCTCGACTGCCGGGCTTCGAATTCGTGATGGCAGCGGGCTCTCCAGAGGCAATCGCGTCACCAGCCGGACGCTGGCTGAATTGCTGCTCCGCATGGGGCAGCATCCGATGGCCTCGTACTACCAGGCCTCGATGGCGATCGCCGGACAGCGAGGCACATTGAGACGTCTTTATCGCGGTACGCCCCTCGAGGGACGTTTCTGGGGCAAAACCGGAACACTGCGCGGGGTGCGGACTCTTTCAGGAATCCTGGAAACAGCCAATGGACCGCGCTACGTGAGCATGATCTCCAACGGAGGATCGACCCCCAACACCGTGATGGGCAAGGTGCTGAGGGCCAGCCAACGCCTCAGCCGGTGCGCTTGA
- the uvrC gene encoding excinuclease ABC subunit UvrC, with product MAPLLTRPQVLESRLRDIPAEPGCYLMRDGDDRILYVGKSKSLRSRVRSYFRSRHDLSPRIRLMTRQVCEIEFIVTDSEAEALALESNLIKNHQPHFNVLLKDDKKYPYLCITWSEAYPRIFITRRRRFRSPLDRFYGPYVDVGLLRRTLFLVKRVFPLRQRPRPLHPDRTCLNFSIGRCPGVCQEMITSQDYHRTLRKVAMVFQGRSDELQKLLEQQMERYAERLDFESAARVRDQLQGLDQLTADQKMSLPDSSVSRDVLALASDERVAAVQLFQMRAGKLVGRLGYTADASGLEPGVILQRVIEEHYSQVDSVEIPPELLVQHSLPQQDLLEEWLTEQRERKVQIHWPQRRRKADLIELVQRNAEFELLRAKQGQEQQALAMEDLAQLLELSGSPRRIEGYDISHIQGSDAVASQVVFIDGLPAKQHYRKYKIRSSSIRSGHSDDFMAMAEVIRRRFRRWARAKAEGADLAALRRRGGSALQTDGLNDWPDVVMIDGGKGQLSAVMEALRELDLQEELQVCSLAKQREEVFLPGESQPLDSEPDQLGVALLRRLRDEAHRFAVSFHRQQRGERMKRSRLSDIPGLGPKRVKELLAHFHSIDAIQLASIERLSQAPGVGSSLAREIHGFFHPDASEQSDDTREQSA from the coding sequence GTGGCACCTCTGCTCACCCGGCCTCAGGTGCTGGAGAGCCGGCTCCGGGACATTCCCGCTGAGCCGGGTTGCTACCTGATGCGAGACGGGGACGACCGGATCCTCTACGTCGGCAAGTCCAAGAGCCTGCGCAGCCGGGTCCGCAGCTATTTCCGCAGCCGTCATGACCTGTCGCCGCGCATCCGTCTGATGACGCGACAGGTCTGCGAGATCGAATTCATCGTCACCGACAGCGAAGCCGAGGCCCTTGCCCTTGAGTCGAATCTGATCAAGAACCATCAGCCGCACTTCAATGTGCTGCTGAAGGACGACAAGAAATATCCCTATCTGTGCATCACCTGGAGCGAGGCCTATCCACGGATCTTCATCACCCGTCGACGACGGTTCCGTAGCCCGCTCGATCGCTTCTACGGCCCCTATGTAGATGTCGGGCTGCTGCGACGCACCCTCTTTCTCGTGAAACGGGTGTTCCCGCTTCGGCAGCGTCCACGCCCGCTGCATCCGGATCGCACCTGTCTCAACTTCAGCATCGGACGCTGCCCCGGTGTCTGCCAGGAAATGATCACCTCGCAGGACTATCACCGCACCCTGCGCAAGGTGGCGATGGTGTTCCAGGGCCGCAGCGATGAGCTTCAGAAGCTGCTCGAGCAGCAGATGGAGCGGTATGCCGAACGTCTCGATTTCGAATCGGCTGCCCGGGTTCGCGATCAGCTTCAAGGGCTGGATCAGTTGACGGCGGATCAGAAGATGAGCCTCCCGGACTCCTCGGTGAGTCGGGATGTGCTGGCCCTCGCCAGTGATGAGCGTGTCGCGGCCGTTCAGCTGTTTCAGATGCGGGCGGGAAAGCTTGTCGGACGGCTCGGGTACACGGCGGATGCTTCAGGACTGGAGCCGGGGGTGATTCTCCAGCGCGTGATCGAGGAGCATTACAGCCAGGTGGATTCGGTCGAGATTCCTCCGGAACTTCTTGTGCAGCACTCCTTGCCGCAACAGGATCTGCTGGAGGAATGGCTGACGGAGCAGCGAGAACGCAAAGTCCAGATTCACTGGCCCCAGCGACGGCGGAAGGCTGATCTGATCGAGCTGGTGCAACGCAATGCCGAGTTCGAGCTGCTCCGCGCCAAGCAGGGCCAGGAACAGCAGGCACTGGCCATGGAGGATCTTGCGCAGCTTCTGGAACTGTCGGGTTCACCGCGGCGCATCGAGGGCTACGACATCAGCCACATCCAGGGGAGTGATGCGGTCGCCTCCCAGGTGGTGTTCATCGATGGTCTTCCGGCAAAGCAGCATTACCGGAAATACAAAATTCGCAGCAGCAGCATCCGTTCCGGCCACAGCGACGATTTCATGGCCATGGCCGAGGTGATCCGGCGTCGCTTCCGCCGTTGGGCGAGGGCCAAGGCGGAGGGGGCGGATCTGGCGGCACTTCGCCGGCGGGGCGGCAGTGCGCTGCAGACCGACGGACTGAATGACTGGCCGGATGTGGTGATGATCGATGGGGGGAAAGGCCAGCTCTCTGCCGTGATGGAGGCTCTGCGCGAACTGGACCTGCAGGAGGAGCTGCAGGTCTGCTCCCTGGCCAAGCAACGGGAAGAGGTCTTTCTGCCCGGTGAGAGCCAGCCGCTCGACAGTGAACCGGATCAGCTGGGTGTGGCCTTGCTGCGTCGTCTCCGGGATGAAGCCCACCGATTCGCGGTCAGCTTCCATCGTCAGCAACGTGGGGAACGGATGAAGCGGTCACGCCTCTCCGATATTCCTGGTCTCGGTCCCAAACGCGTGAAAGAGCTCCTGGCCCATTTCCATTCGATCGACGCGATCCAGCTGGCAAGCATCGAAAGGCTTTCCCAGGCTCCAGGGGTCGGATCGTCCCTGGCCCGGGAGATTCACGGCTTCTTTCATCCGGATGCGTCCGAGCAGAGCGATGACACCCGGGAGCAAAGCGCATGA